aaccacaagtaccattttgagtgttttttttatgaaaatagttaatgcattgtgtttagaatgtcaaaataGACTGTATACAAAAAACCAGAgcaaaaaatgcatttctgggccttgaaaccacaaactcgagttggctgggaaaaaatccctggtttcgaccagtgttgccgagttttagaaccttgtgTGAAACTCAAGTGGTATCTGTTCAAGACTCGTGTATTCCCTCCTGTAAAGTGGTGTGGTCCAGAGTCATTATCTAGAAGATCACAGAGGGAGGGACGACTGAGATGTGAGAAACAAGATCAAAATTGAACTTAAGAAAACTCAGAAATTAATGCAATTTGAGAGGAAAAACCAGTTATGTATAGTATTTTTCAAACACTACCCAGGGATGGTATTTATGGGTAAATAGTTTTTAAAGTTCAGAAACATGATAGAAACAAGGGATGGTGAATCAGGGGGAGTAAATAAAGCTATAACTCCCTAAATACCACTTGAATTAAGCTGGTGACGCAGATCAATCAAGTCTAATGGACTTGATTGGCCTGCAGATAATGGACCCATTACTGGAATGGATAGATATGGGCCAGATCTGATGATGCAGATAAAACACAAAATTGGGCTTATTATAGTGGAAACAAGCCTCAAGTTGAGTTATATATGTGTTTtggcctttggtccaatggttttatgggcctaaaatatatGTAGGAGGTAGGAATatgggatttactttattagtatagtttgaatcttttatttcttatttgattgtCATTAAAGTATTTTAGTTTGGCTGGATTAGGTCTCTATGAGTACAccttgttttaaattttttactttattttaggCCGAGCTTTAGTAGCAGTAGACTACCTCCAAGGTAGGCTGGAGGAGTTTTAGGCCTACTTTTTaagttatatatataagaaacaTAAGGCCTATGCCTTGTACATGAGTTTGATGAATGGAAATCGATCTTAGCTCTTTAgttctgtgagattcagaacacctatttactgtgagatgcagtgaaaCCCGAAGCCCTTGGTGGGAATGTGGGATGCCAAGTTAGTGATTCAGGTGGGATTCCTGAAGCACATATCAtatccttctttctccttcttcttctatatctCACATCCATTGAACAGCAGGTCAGTATTTACTTACTATTTTCTGTGCACCATCCTTTTTGGCTTAATTATTGATACTTGAAGGTTAATCTGATTTGCTGCGTAACTGTTTAATATTCTCCTAAGATTCTGGAATCGATTCAAGCATaacaatccttttttttttttttcctgtttcttgAATTCCTATTCCAACAAGGAATTCTCTGAAACTTAACATCTAACCGTTGAATTTCAATTCTGCTTTCACACATACCAATCGGTTACTGTTCTGAACAGTCCTACATACCCAAAATTTCATCTTTGAATTGCTTTCTAGTTTTCCTGATTCATGTTGAATTTCAAATTCATGTTCTGTTTCTACTTATGTATTCAAATTTCTGCATATCTATATATCTGTTTTATTGTGTTAAAATCTTATTCCTGAATTGGATTGTCCAGATTCCCCATCATTCTCAATTTGAGAAGTCCTCCTTCAAGTAGGAAACTTCAAAACTTAagaatctgaccattggattggGCCTGaattttaatattatattttCCTACCTAGACAGAGCACTTGACCTAATTTTCAGCCAGATCAGATCCTTTAATTTTCTGTTACTGTTATTTTCCTGCAATCTGATTTCTAAACCTGTTACTGCGATTCTGGTTCATTTTAGATTTCTGAACTTGATCATGTAAGGCTTCTAAAAATCCATaaaatggtatcaaagccatggcaAGCACTGAGTTTGTTTTGGATTTCTGAACTTAATCATTTAAGGCTTCTAGAAATCCATaaaatggtatcaaagccatggcaAGCACTGAGCCAAGGGCTTCTGACCCAGTCAGCAAACAAGACACATTCCATCAGATTTAGCTGAGATGATCAGAGAACAATCTGATAGGATGACTGCCCTAGAACAACAGCATGCTGATTCTAGTCCTCACCCTAAACCTgataattttgaaaatctcaGAACTGATGAGGGATTACAGCTCATTCTATTGCACATAATATTAATACCATGACAGTTGGGAGAGGACCACAAAGTGTACCTAAACATCGGCTCTCGTTAGAGGATACTTTGTGTTTTATATGTTAGTTTGAATAATACTATAACGGACTGATGATACCCAAAATGTTAAGCTCGAGTTGAAAGAATACAATGGGAAACTCGATCCCCAAGTATTCTATGACCGGCTCTCTTGTCTGGATGACTACTTTGATTCGTTTTTTATTGGTATCTAATTACCCAAAGGCTGGGATTAGAATAACCAGCACGTGAACTCAGAAGAACTAGTAGCTGCAGGTCAAAACAAGATATAGACAGGTTAGCTCGTAATTGCTAAAATTAATGGCCTGATTCTAGAACTGAAATAGAGTATAAGAGTTATCAACCAGAAACCAGAATATGAAACTAATAGCGGACAGAACAGAGTAGAAATTATTTGAATGGTTGAAGCCCGAGTCAGACAGAACAGCACTAGAATGAGCAGGGATCAAACAATGCAGAAACTGACCTGAGAAGATGtagcaacaaaagaaaatagaatgaAGGAGGAGGATATGTTAGGCCTCTCACCTAACTGTGGAGAAGGAATCCCACCAACTCCAGCCTTGGCATCCCACCAAAGTTTCCCTACTGCATCCCACAGTTGAGAAGTTTTGAATCGCACAGTACCATGCTGTTTCTCACAGAAATCAGCAAGCATATGCTTAACAAATAGTTCAACTTGTGGGGTAGTATAATCccctatttctttatttataaccttGCAACagtacaaaaaaaatagaaattcttCATGTACAAGCAAGAGAGTTCTagagaaaacaaaatataagaTTTTTAGACTACATACTAAAAAAGAAAACGAACACTAATCCCATATAGGCCTTagatccctaatatttgggcttacaGAATTGGCCAAGGTTCAAGGCTTCGGTTTCGAGTCTAGTTTCTACCAGGCTCAAAACCGAAATTTCGGCCAAAActtgtaccttttttttttcaagtttcgATGTATGGTTTAGGGGGCCAAATGGTCAAATTAGGTCCTGAAATTTGTAGggcaccctattttaggccatttaaacatagaggaacccttagattttgaaaaatacacccaaaatggtagtttatCTTCAGACCCCAGGTTGGTAGCGCTGTACACATTCTATAACATGGCCTATTCCACACAATGTTTACTACTAGAACACATGTATTTCAagtaaaacaatttaaatatgCATTAGAAATGAATAGACATCATattataaaccatttcataaatcatacatcaaACATTGTTTAAAACAGTCAAATATATTGGAGTCAACAATAGTGCAATACaagcaatgtcacccctatgcccaTCCTATAATCCTAGACTCCTAGTATTGAAACAATTGTCGGGCCAGATCAATACTACCAGAATGTTGCTATGTTAAATCAAGTTTTCCTCCAACTGAATTACAAAAGCTGGCCATGTCATAGtcatagttcaagatctcgtctcgtctcgccatttcgggcaggtcgagatttctgaaatatttgaaatttaccgaaatatggtatttttttctgccatatttcggcagtccatctcggtgggtttttggccatattaaggcctgatacttcatatacacccttatttaagctaaataaacacatttaaacattcatattgcaaaaaaaatgaactcaaagtggtgttttgggtttgaacCCTGGATTGACAGTTCACGGTcagaccctgatgtataaatagccaaatacacattgtttaagtaatataccgaaatttcggcgaaatctcacaaaatatatcaaaatttcacgaaatataccgaaatttggaCCTTTTTCATTTTGTATGGTCATCTCGTCGCAGCAATGTCGACATAtccgaaatatcggcgatatatcgcgagattttgaaccatggtcaTAGCATAGCAGAAGAAACGCTCGAAGTCGTCCACAACTCTATAAATGGAATCGTCAACGCACACGAGgtaccctaacctagggtataTATCTCTGAATCATAAGGTACTCGATCGAGAGCCATTAATACTGGATGTTGTGTAGAACCGGAACCAGCACCAGCATGTATGGCTGGGGAACCGGGCATCCGAAGATGTTGTCCACAAAATCTAACCCGGTGTGCGACTAACCCTCATACTCAGAGGCAGaggtaatgatgatgaagaccTAAACTACCCAAACCAACCATACCCAATATAGTCGGAACCGGTGCTCCCCGTGCCATATACACATGATGGTGCACGCCACTTCCCCCCATGCGTACCACTCTCCACCATACTCGGGCCTCTATGGGTGTAAGTCAAGCTTCTAACATTGACGTCCATGGACTCCATGCTATCATGCTCCTCGTCCAGTGGTGGTATGAATCAACAATGCATGCCTCTCGAGTAGTCTACATGTGTGGGGGCATGTGCATCGTGGTCCTCATCCTATGTGGCATGAGTGAACTGAGTCTCACTTGAAGTTCCTTCAAACACGGTAAACTCGAAATGAAGTTCCTCCCAGCTAAGGACCTTCTAGTAATCAAGCTTCAGTAGACAGCAAGATCTTTTCTCCTCCAGCGCGTTACGTTAGATGGTCTCCTTGGTCCTTGTCCAAATTCAACGGAGTCAAAGTTTTTTTTCAGCGGATaattgatgcagtagcacttGACTGGTTGGATCAGCATGACCaagtttggaaacccaaacccaaatagaACTAGTCCAAGCTAGGTTTGGTCCAACACGGGTTGGAAGTAGTTTAGTTATTctttgtcttttatttgttttgagttGGATATGTAGGAATAAGCTAGTTAGTCTTAGAGTTCGAGTAGGACATAGAATTTGTTTGCAAGTTAGTTTCagtttcatattcaaattaggCTTCATTGATCTTTGTTTATTCAAACTTTGTATCCCAACGATGGAACAAAGAAttgaatagaaaaattgaattGGGTTTTGCTCATGTGAGTGTGTGATTATGTAATTCTAACCCTCCCCTACAACTCTGAGATCCCATCTTAGATTGCTTCTCTTCtctaaccggccctccaccaacaGAAGGAGACCTCCACACACTTCAGCAGAAGATCTCACAGTAAAGGGCATATTTTTCCCTGACAAGTCCCTCAGTCTTGAAGAAATTCGCAATCTTGTAAGACCGTTCGCAAGACTAAAGCAGACCACGTGTCTGTCCAACGACTCTTTGTTAGCGATCATATTTTTTACCATTGGAGCCTCAACAGCTATATTTTTCACCGTTGGAGGCCAGCACATCTGCACTCCTCAGCGGTTGTTTCAAAGGGTGGTTTAAGCTTATTTGAGCTAGTCTTTTGGGAATCACTTGAGGCCTAGACTGGGACTTTGGATCCAAAATAGAATACCTTTAACAATTCTTGAGCTAACAACACCAGTATTCTTTGTGCTTTGACTGAATCATTGCCTTTGGACTTCATTTGTTTGTGAGAGATTGTAATTGTAACTTGTGATTTTGCCTTTTTAGAGGTTTTTACTTTCTTCTCTTGCAAAAGAGTGTTGATACATTGTGTGAAAGACATAACTACATAAGAACAGTTACATGGTGAATGAACTAAAGGTTGGGAGCGAGCCAGTCGGAAAACAGTTGGTTTGTGTTGAGCCATTAAGAAAAACCTCAAGGTTTGGTGTTGAGCAACTTGGAAAAAACCCAAGCGTTTGTAGTGAGCGAAGGAAAACTACTTGTCAGAGTTTAATTGCTACATAGAAAGCAATTGAGAGTAAAAAACCAAGGTACTAGAATAGCTCGTAGGAGAGTGCATGCAGGCAAGTTTgtcaaaccactataaaattGTTGTCTTTCTCCTTTGCACATTTTCACTTTTCCTTACTTCTTGATTTTTTTGAACTCTAGCTTTAATTTATAGAAACTCAATGCACCCCATCTTGGGATAGCCTCCGGCCCtacaaaaacaaaacccaaataaggactctaactaaactaatgaagtaaatcccttATTCTTACATCCTACCCACATTTTACGCCCatcaaagtggcccattacaatgaataTCCATTAGACCAAAGGCGCAACAAGTataaaacccaacccaaggcttatttccacttaAATAAGCCCACTTCTGCGTTTTATCTGTATCACATGTACTTCAGCTATTGAGGAAGTAAATTATTGCTTGCCACTGCCATGTTTGAGATTGCTCTCAGAAACCTTAAAGGAGCAATACTTTCTAACCATTGGTATGAGACCTACATAATACTTCATCATTTCCATTTATCTTACTACAATTTTTAAATGGAGCatccttttgattttattttcagGCTATAAATGTAGCTTTCCAAACCCCAGTTGATTACAAGTAACAAACTTCACCCCATTCGATTTTGAAATCCCTCGTTTAAAACCCAAAATGCGTTATTAATCTCATCTATTCCTCACTCATCCAATGTCTTTCACCCATAGAGCCCATCATCCTATCACAAAGTGACTTGATTCCTTGCATTCctagaaaaccctaattcttcTTAGCTATTTTCTCTGTCCAGCACCTCAAACTCTTATTCAATCAGTCAGCAATAAAAGTATAtaacccatctctctcttcaaagtTTAAAACATTAACTTGAATCCAGGCCATCCAACATCACCATTCCAATACAAGAGGATCTATGAATCTGGAATGACCCACCAGCCACCCATTGATAACTCCTCAAAATTGACCAGCAAGAATTAGCAATGGAGATGACTCTAACTCCATGAGATCAGTTTTGGTAAGGAAATTTTAAACTAACAAATATTACTTCACAACCTGCAGAACTTCCCCCAAAATCAGTCAAGACCTGCAGACAGCAGTAAAACTGAAACATTGTTTCCAATGATTCCACATCCACCTTAACAGGAACCATCCATCAGAATATTAAGCACCATGCCTGAACCAAAGCTGAAGACATGGAGAGAAGAAGCTTAAGAGAGCACTATGATGTAAATGGTCCTCACCAAATCATGGTTTAAAATCTCTGCTGTTATGAAATGGGGAGAGTGTCCATTTGTGTAAGTTTAAAATGGCATAAATAGGTACCCAGATTGTGTTCTGAAACCCTGACACCACATTAATTACCCTCATAGGAAACATCTCCTCGATTTGGAAGAGCACTGAAAACAATTCCTATATTTTCTGATGATAATGGATACATGGCACATATCATTCTCTCCATAAAAAATGAAACTATATACTTCTCATAATCTTGTGGACATGACAGTTTCTAACAATCCACCTAATAGCTTGTCTGAAGCCAGTGTAGTTATAATTAAGAAAGATCATTATATCAAACCTGTCTCCCACCTACTACCTCAATCTAAATTCTAAAATCCATTGGTTGCCCAGAAGTGCTAATGCATTAGCTGAGGACTTGGCAAAAGGGAGGGTAATCTGGCCAAGAATATTTTTTGCAAATGCTATCCCTTCGTCGGTATTTTCTAGTGTTCGGATGGGTGCTGTCCTTGTCTTGAGTTAATTCTTTGagtttttccctttttggaGGGTACTTATGTTATAATACTGTTGTACTACTCATTCTTTTAATAAACTGttatttatcccaaaaaaaaaaaggatcatttTGGGATTCAATGACATTTTACTGGTCATTGGGATTGCCTGTTTCTCCTTTCTTTATTTCGATTAACTTACTCAGATAGAAAGAAGACAAGAGTCGCAAGACACTTATGGAAGCGCACACCCTATCAAGAATTTTATGCTGCTTCCAATGCAATCAAAGATGAGAATGCTAATGAGGTGCCCATTCAATGTCCATTAACAGCCACATTACTCCAACTACAGACACATGAGAGCAAATTACATCCAGATACCCAAAGTAGTACATCAAATATGCATAACTCAAATAATTACTCTAACAACTTGAAATATTGCCCTAATttaaatttttccttttttgtagTCAAGGAAACTGCTGTAGTAACAGCGTAACACACTTAGCATTTGAAACATTTTGCTTGAAAAACTCTAAGCTGAAAAAGTAGTAAATTTTAGCTAACTTAATCATATGTATTTGTCGTAGATGCTAATTTGAGTTGGTTATTTATATAGATGACTTtatttttatctgatttttattctacttaattttattcttttatatttATTCGATTTTCAATTCACCAATTTTTGGGCATTTTGAATGGCTAATCCTCCATTTCATCAATAGAAAACACCCGATAGGAAGCCCTGATTTGTGAATGAACATCCAACAAATTTAGATCACTATGAACAGTTTTTAGAACAGACCAAAATTATTAAGTTACTCAACTGTCTCTCAGTCATCAGTCCAGATAAGAAACTTCAGGTCTGGACAGTAATAAATCCCACATGGTTACCACCATAAGCTCAAAATCAAGAAATACCCCCATTTAAAAATGACACAGATCCTTACCTTTGAAACCCAAAACGGTGGCTCCAGCAACAAATCCACCCACAGCTCCATTAACAAAGTCTCTCTTCATCCTGTACTTCTGAACCATCTGGTCCACGCCAATATAAACCCCTCCAATTGCAGCAAAGGTCAAACCATGGTTACCCATCATCTTCAGAGTCCTTATCAGGCCAGGAAGCGCAACATTTCTCTCAACACGAGGCACATCGTGCCAAGTCGCAACAATTGTTCCCCAAATAGTCCCAGCAACTAAGCCCGAAGTCGCACCCTTGATCGTCTTCATCGTTGCAGTGTCATTATCCTCTAAATATCTCATTTCTGAAGGATCCATGGTTCTCTTCTaactgaaaaaacaaaaacaaaaaaaaatgatccaaAAACGCTACAAACACATAATCATAAGAATatggaagagaaaaatacaGTTAATTTAAACACTACTCAGAGCAGATCCTCGCAAATTTACGAAAGGGGAGAAACCCATCAAATTCAAAAAGTGCGCATTAATCAAGATTTCAAAATAAATCCAGAAATCGATGAGAGATATGAACAGAATTCAATTTGTGATATTcgtgaaaattttcacttaatTTATCATTGGACTTGAAAGACTCCAAATGATTCAATTACAGGAGAATCCATTCTACATATTATGAGATTCCATTCTACATAACAGAACCGATAAACTTTTTGCAATTAAATTTTGAGAGAATGAAAAATTACAGGTGATAAGGAAGAAATTCCAAACCAAAGAAAGAGCTCCAAATTTCGATTCCACTGTCCACCGAAACCAAAGAACGCTGGTCTTCGCTTACGAAACTGCCCTAAACTTATATGAGTGCGCTTACCCTGAGATATGCAGCAAACCAGGTGACCCGATTACCCACCCAAAGCAGGCCTTTGCGCTGTTGTATGTACGATTTTCGGGAGCATGACCGATCGAAGGATGGAAAAATAAACCTATGTGGTTTAAAGCAACACATGTTAGATAAAATATAAAGATTTTAAAACCTGAACCGGGTCCTATCGATTCCGTTTCGAATC
The sequence above is a segment of the Telopea speciosissima isolate NSW1024214 ecotype Mountain lineage chromosome 7, Tspe_v1, whole genome shotgun sequence genome. Coding sequences within it:
- the LOC122667823 gene encoding outer envelope pore protein 16-3, chloroplastic/mitochondrial is translated as MDPSEMRYLEDNDTATMKTIKGATSGLVAGTIWGTIVATWHDVPRVERNVALPGLIRTLKMMGNHGLTFAAIGGVYIGVDQMVQKYRMKRDFVNGAVGGFVAGATVLGFKGRSIKTAISAGAALAVTSSLIDFGGQTTRFDVGKEYYPYTTEKRPSTS